From the genome of Mixophyes fleayi isolate aMixFle1 chromosome 2, aMixFle1.hap1, whole genome shotgun sequence, one region includes:
- the LOC142140707 gene encoding dicarboxylate carrier UCP2-like — translation MVGFKPTDVPPTAAVKFIGAGTAACIADLFTFPLDTAKVRLQIQGENKMSVSKSAHYKGVFGTISTMVKTEGPKSLYNGLVAGLQRQMSFASVRIGLYDSVKQFYTKGSEHVGIGSRLLAGCTTGAMAVAIAQPTDVVKVRFQAQVNVSSSRRYKGTMDAYKTIAREEGMRGLWKGTAPNITRNAIVNCTELVTYDLIKDALLTSNLMSDTLPCHFTSAFGAGFCTTVIASPVDVVKTRYMNSAKGQYQSALNCALFMFRKEGPKAFYKGFMPSFLRLGSWNVVMFVTYEQLKRAMMSARASWQAPL, via the exons ATGGTTGGATTCAAGCCCACAGACGTCCCACCGACCGCCGCAGTGAAGTTCATTGGCGCGGGTACAGCAGCTTGTATAGCTGATCTGTTCACCTTCCCTCTGGATACCGCCAAAGTCCGACTTCAG ATCCAAGGAGAGAACAAGATGTCAGTCAGTAAAAGTGCCCATTACAAGGGTGTCTTTGGGACCATCTCCACCATGGTCAAGACGGAAGGGCCGAAGAGCCTCTACAACGGGCTGGTGGCCGGTCTCCAGCGTCAGATGAGCTTCGCGTCTGTCCGTATTGGACTGTATGACTCCGTCAAGCAATTCTACACCAAAGGATCTGAGC ATGTTGGCATTGGGAGCAGACTGCTCGCCGGCTGCACCACCGGAGCCATGGCTGTTGCCATCGCTCAGCCCACAGATGTGGTGAAGGTGCGTTTCCAGGCTCAGGTCAACGTCTCCAGCTCTAGAAGATACAAGGGCACCATGGATGCCTACAAAACCATCGCCAGAGAGGAAGGCATGCGCGGCCTCTGGAAAG GTACTGCCCCCAACATCACACGTAACGCTATTGTGAACTGCACGGAGCTGGTGACCTATGACCTCATCAAGGACGCACTGCTGACCTCCAACCTTATGAGTG ACACTCTCCCATGTCACTTTACCTCGGCATTCGGAGCTGGTTTCTGCACCACTGTGATTGCTTCCCCCGTCGATGTAGTGAAGACAAGATACATGAACTCTGCCAAGGGACAGTACCAAAGTGCTCTCAACTGTGCCCTTTTCATGTTCCGAAAGGAGGGGCCCAAGGCTTTCTACAAGGG ATTCATGCCCTCTTTCCTGAGGTTGGGATCCTGGAACGTCGTCATGTTCGTGACGTATGAACAGCTGAAGAGAGCCATGATGTCAGCCCGTGCCTCCTGGCAGGCTCCTCTGTGA